The following are encoded together in the Bacillus sp. V2I10 genome:
- the rbsK gene encoding ribokinase, protein MITPKITVVGSINMDLVTTASSFPMQGETIKGSKFRTCPGGKGANQAVAASRLGADVTLIGCVGSDDFGKELKGRLLKENIQVDHLNVIQGSSTGIASITVSNHDNSIIIVPGANDFLSPEIISEKEELIAESDLLLLQLEIPIPTVIKAAEIAKKHSVKILINPAPIEQLPNSLLEMADYLTPNEHEMTYFKNNKPIQEKMIVTHGSKGVIFTENSEEKRIEAHRVKVVDTTGAGDTFNGALAVSLSKGDSLEQACRFGNAAAALSVMKFGAQGGMPVIEEVKKILLNDKPG, encoded by the coding sequence TTGATTACGCCGAAAATAACCGTTGTAGGAAGTATAAACATGGATTTAGTAACAACAGCTTCATCATTTCCTATGCAGGGAGAAACAATCAAGGGGTCAAAATTTAGAACATGTCCAGGAGGGAAAGGAGCAAATCAGGCTGTTGCCGCCTCCAGACTTGGTGCTGATGTAACTTTAATAGGCTGTGTCGGGTCTGATGATTTCGGAAAAGAGTTAAAGGGCCGTTTGCTTAAAGAAAATATACAGGTAGATCATTTGAATGTTATTCAAGGAAGTTCAACCGGAATTGCTTCCATTACAGTAAGCAATCATGATAACAGCATTATTATTGTTCCAGGAGCAAACGATTTTCTTTCTCCAGAAATAATAAGTGAGAAAGAAGAGTTAATAGCTGAAAGTGACCTTTTATTACTTCAATTGGAAATACCGATCCCCACAGTCATTAAAGCTGCAGAAATAGCAAAAAAACATAGTGTGAAAATCCTTATTAATCCTGCTCCTATCGAGCAGCTTCCAAACTCACTGCTCGAGATGGCTGATTATTTAACACCAAACGAACATGAAATGACCTATTTTAAAAATAATAAACCAATTCAAGAAAAAATGATTGTAACTCACGGATCTAAAGGTGTTATATTTACTGAAAATAGTGAAGAAAAACGTATTGAGGCACACCGAGTAAAAGTTGTTGATACTACAGGAGCAGGGGATACCTTTAACGGAGCATTAGCAGTTTCTTTGAGTAAGGGAGATTCATTAGAACAGGCGTGCCGTTTTGGAAATGCTGCAGCTGCCCTAAGTGTGATGAAATTTGGAGCCCAAGGCGGAATGCCAGTCATAGAAGAAGTAAAAAAGATTTTATTGAATGATAAACCTGGTTAA
- a CDS encoding TRAP transporter large permease, protein MLILLICGLLLLLILGVPVGFALLGSSFIAVIFGGSITLETLPQRLALGLDSFPILAIPLFILAGGLMEAGGITKRLINFSETLVGHIRGSLAHVTVVSNVFMSGVSGSGVADAAATGTALIPSMIKRGYGKGFASAILGASATVGPIIPPSIPMILYGSIAGVSIGKLFLGGAVPGLMMSLSLMVIAYIIAKKRNLEKRNKAGFKKIMFAFKEAIWALLMPIIIIYGIFSGLFTATESAVIAVIYSLFVGIFVYRDLKWREIPKKLLESVKMTASVGIIIAASAPFAWIMAFEQGPQKLLELFQSISDSSIIILLLLMIILLVLGCFLDGTAIIIITTPVVLPLLAQFQIDPLHYGVILAINVMIGTITPPVGVIMYVATGISNSSIIEFTKEIIPFLLTLLGLLLLFVFVPEIITFLPDLLLNE, encoded by the coding sequence ATGCTGATCTTATTGATATGCGGACTGCTGCTATTGCTGATACTTGGAGTACCCGTTGGATTTGCTTTATTAGGTTCTTCCTTTATAGCCGTAATTTTTGGAGGATCAATTACATTAGAGACACTGCCTCAACGGCTTGCGCTTGGATTGGATTCTTTTCCGATATTAGCCATACCTTTGTTTATTCTGGCAGGAGGGCTTATGGAAGCAGGTGGAATTACAAAACGGTTAATTAACTTTTCAGAAACACTTGTAGGGCACATAAGAGGAAGCTTGGCACATGTCACAGTTGTATCCAATGTTTTTATGTCAGGAGTTTCAGGCTCAGGAGTAGCCGATGCTGCTGCAACTGGCACAGCTTTAATTCCTTCGATGATAAAAAGAGGATACGGCAAAGGCTTTGCATCAGCAATACTTGGTGCCAGTGCTACAGTAGGCCCTATTATTCCTCCAAGCATTCCAATGATTTTATATGGGAGTATAGCAGGAGTTTCAATCGGAAAGCTGTTTTTAGGAGGGGCAGTTCCAGGCCTTATGATGAGTTTATCTTTAATGGTGATCGCCTACATTATTGCCAAAAAGAGAAACCTTGAAAAAAGAAATAAGGCTGGCTTTAAGAAAATAATGTTCGCTTTTAAAGAGGCCATTTGGGCACTTTTAATGCCCATAATCATTATCTATGGCATTTTCTCAGGATTATTTACAGCAACTGAATCTGCAGTAATCGCAGTTATCTATTCTTTATTTGTCGGAATCTTTGTCTATCGGGATCTGAAATGGCGGGAAATACCGAAAAAATTATTAGAATCTGTTAAAATGACAGCTAGTGTTGGAATCATTATAGCTGCTTCAGCACCTTTTGCATGGATCATGGCATTTGAACAAGGTCCGCAAAAACTGCTTGAATTATTTCAATCCATATCGGATTCCTCTATCATTATCTTGCTTTTGTTGATGATTATATTACTAGTTCTAGGATGTTTTTTAGATGGTACGGCAATTATTATTATAACTACACCAGTTGTTCTTCCTTTGCTGGCTCAATTTCAAATTGATCCACTGCATTATGGAGTTATACTTGCCATAAACGTTATGATTGGGACGATCACGCCGCCTGTAGGCGTAATTATGTATGTTGCAACCGGCATATCAAACAGCAGCATCATTGAATTCACTAAAGAAATAATACCTTTTTTACTGACTTTGTTAGGATTGCTGCTATTGTTTGTGTTTGTTCCGGAAATCATTACTTTTTTACCTGATTTATTGTTAAATGAATGA
- a CDS encoding TRAP transporter small permease: MTRGKWMLKNIEEITACLFFLIMCIAVALGVFARFFEVQIVWTDELARYCFIWTVLLGSVAALKSKKHIAIDFLLTIMPKKIQKSIYFSIQIGLLTLFGFMIVYGWTITQQTWMVPTTSLGIPTGIIYLSVPVSCSLMFIYTFIDACSVWRSDWTLNNNINKGVEI, encoded by the coding sequence ATGACACGAGGAAAATGGATGTTAAAAAACATTGAAGAAATAACGGCCTGTCTTTTTTTTCTCATCATGTGCATAGCTGTAGCACTTGGAGTTTTTGCCCGTTTTTTTGAAGTGCAGATTGTATGGACAGATGAACTGGCCAGATATTGCTTTATTTGGACTGTTCTTTTGGGATCTGTAGCTGCATTAAAAAGTAAAAAACATATAGCGATTGATTTTTTATTAACGATTATGCCAAAGAAAATACAAAAAAGCATCTATTTTTCGATTCAAATTGGCTTGCTCACTTTATTTGGATTTATGATTGTATACGGTTGGACCATAACACAACAAACCTGGATGGTACCGACTACAAGTTTAGGCATTCCAACCGGAATCATCTATTTATCAGTACCAGTATCTTGCAGCCTAATGTTTATTTATACCTTCATTGATGCATGCAGTGTTTGGAGAAGCGACTGGACTCTGAATAACAATATAAACAAAGGTGTTGAAATCTAA
- a CDS encoding TRAP transporter substrate-binding protein: protein MNIPMKRYRSYFIVSLFLGLLLAGCGANSAGSVNSGKDSSNTVKDSEKVVIKLGHVTNDQSAIHKGSIKFKEIIEEESGGKMEVQVIPGGQLGNEKDLVESTQIGTIHMTIPSAAVLSNFVPKASVLTLPYIIEGENEREKYENFQKLAKTDVYKEIALQSNEAGLEIFPEAVWWVGDRHVTTKDKTIEIPEKIKGLKIRTPDATAHTEPFRLLKANVTPMNITEVYMSLKTGTIEAQENSINQIYTNKFQEVQNVVNLTGHMTQNELPAVNLNWWKGLTEDQKKMITDAMAVSGEYMSELQLKANEDELNLLKESGMKVVEVDLDAYKAATKETYKAFEDKLGNGYYEKIKDAQK from the coding sequence ATGAATATTCCTATGAAAAGGTATAGAAGCTATTTCATTGTATCACTGTTTCTTGGATTGCTTTTAGCTGGGTGCGGTGCTAATTCTGCAGGATCAGTTAATTCTGGGAAAGATTCATCTAATACAGTTAAGGATTCTGAAAAGGTGGTTATTAAATTAGGACATGTAACGAATGACCAATCCGCCATTCATAAGGGATCTATAAAATTCAAAGAAATTATTGAAGAAGAATCAGGCGGTAAAATGGAAGTCCAGGTCATACCAGGAGGGCAGCTTGGAAATGAAAAAGATCTCGTTGAAAGCACTCAAATCGGTACAATTCATATGACAATTCCCTCTGCAGCTGTTCTCTCAAATTTTGTACCTAAGGCTTCAGTATTAACACTTCCTTATATTATCGAAGGGGAAAATGAAAGAGAAAAATATGAAAACTTTCAAAAACTCGCAAAAACTGATGTTTATAAAGAAATTGCATTACAAAGCAATGAAGCAGGATTAGAAATATTTCCTGAAGCAGTTTGGTGGGTTGGAGATCGCCATGTGACCACAAAAGATAAAACAATTGAAATACCAGAAAAAATAAAAGGATTAAAAATTAGAACTCCAGATGCAACAGCACACACAGAACCATTTAGATTATTAAAAGCCAATGTTACTCCAATGAATATTACAGAAGTATACATGTCACTTAAAACAGGGACTATTGAAGCTCAAGAAAACTCCATAAATCAAATATATACAAATAAGTTTCAGGAAGTACAGAATGTTGTCAATCTAACTGGCCATATGACACAAAATGAATTGCCGGCGGTTAATCTTAACTGGTGGAAGGGATTAACTGAAGATCAGAAAAAAATGATCACTGATGCTATGGCTGTATCTGGGGAATATATGTCGGAATTGCAATTAAAAGCAAATGAAGATGAATTAAATCTTTTAAAAGAAAGCGGCATGAAAGTTGTCGAAGTTGATCTTGATGCATATAAAGCAGCTACAAAAGAAACTTACAAAGCATTTGAGGATAAATTAGGAAATGGATATTACGAAAAGATTAAAGATGCTCAAAAGTAA
- a CDS encoding RpiB/LacA/LacB family sugar-phosphate isomerase — MKIIVGGDHAGFPLKQEVVNAISKLGHEVEDFGCYNSEPIDFPDITKKVCEAVLNGEAERAILVCGTGVGACIAANKIPGIRASVCHDIYSSHQCVEHDDVNVMCIGAQIIGSVIMAELVESFLNAAFSTEEEFRRRVRKLHLMENEYAQKIVNLKTN, encoded by the coding sequence ATGAAAATTATTGTAGGAGGAGACCATGCAGGTTTTCCTTTAAAACAGGAAGTTGTAAACGCTATCAGTAAATTAGGGCATGAAGTTGAAGATTTTGGCTGTTATAACAGTGAGCCGATTGATTTCCCGGATATTACAAAAAAAGTATGTGAGGCGGTTCTGAACGGGGAAGCAGAAAGAGCCATATTAGTTTGCGGAACAGGAGTAGGCGCCTGTATTGCCGCAAATAAAATTCCAGGAATTCGTGCATCTGTTTGTCACGATATTTATTCTTCCCATCAATGCGTCGAACATGACGATGTAAATGTTATGTGCATTGGTGCTCAAATCATCGGGTCAGTCATTATGGCAGAACTTGTTGAGTCTTTTTTAAACGCTGCATTCAGTACTGAAGAAGAATTTAGAAGAAGAGTTCGGAAGCTGCATTTGATGGAGAATGAATATGCTCAAAAAATTGTAAATCTGAAAACTAATTAA